In Astatotilapia calliptera chromosome 16, fAstCal1.2, whole genome shotgun sequence, one genomic interval encodes:
- the c16h2orf69 gene encoding mitochondrial protein C2orf69 homolog: MLAERAAVLDLTLITAAKAMTTSPSELRGLHASASRDALSGTPLQKLQKLQRLPAVPGNLPNRVNDLLLLRPDPEEQEKSNNRHAVFFHGDIQNFQEEMALQPEGAQWLSWSLERVAFTLGCRFPDRHVWVVRASRMYLHKFSCYQNFVESNMFGAPEHSPYSADSGAFHHLRALLSHGMERASLPDPLQPQGGADSIPSGFSLTLVGFSKGCVVLNQMVYELPGARADPQMSPFVKHISDMFWLDGGHPGGSETWVTDKQVLKELAGSGVSIHAHVTPYEVCDPMRAWVGREHGHFIKTLEEFGACPSKKLHFKDEPPSIENHFRVIQEF; this comes from the exons ATGCTAGCCGAACGAGCAGCAGTACTGGACCTGACTTTAATAACTGCGGCCAAAGCGATGACGACGTCACCCTCCGAGCTCCGGGGGCTCCACGCCTCGGCAAGCCGGGATGCACTGTCGGGAACCCCGCTGCAGAAGCTGCAGAAGCTGCAGAGGCTGCCCGCGGTGCCCGGGAACCTCCCCAACCGAGTGAACGACCTGCTGCTCCTGCGGCCTGACCCGGAGGAGCAGGAAAAGAGCAACAACCGGCACGCGGTGTTTTTTCACGGGGATATTCAG AACTTCCAGGAGGAGATGGCGCTGCAGCCTGAGGGTGCCCAGTGGCTCTCCTGGAGCCTGGAGAGGGTCGCCTTCACTCTGGGCTGCCGTTTCCCGGATAGACACGTGTGGGTGGTGAGAGCCTCGCGCATGTACCTGCACAAGTTCAGCTGCTACCAGAACTTTGTGGAGAGCAACATGTTCGGGGCTCCGGAGCACTCTCCATACTCTGCTGACTCTGGAGCGTTTCACCACCTCAG GGCCCTGCTGAGCCACGGCATGGAGCGAGCCAGCCTGCCAGACCCGCTCCAACCACAGGGCGGCGCTGACAGCATCCCCTCAGGCTTCTCCTTGACCCTGGTGGGCTTCAGCAAAGGCTGCGTGGTCCTGAACCAGATGGTGTACGAGCTGCCCGGGGCCCGTGCTGATCCGCAGATGTCACCCTTCGTCAAGCACATCTCTGACATGTTCTGGCTGGATGGTGGCCACCCGGGGGGCAGTGAGACCTGGGTGACAGACAAGCAGGTCCTGAAGGAGCTGGCCGGCAGCGGCGTGTCGATCCATGCCCACGTGACCCCTTACGAGGTGTGCGACCCGATGCGGGCCTGGGTGGGCCGCGAGCACGGACACTTCATCAAAACTCTGGAGGAGTTCGGGGCGTGTCCAAGCAAGAAGCTGCACTTCAAGGACGAGCCGCCCTCCATCGAGAACCACTTCAGGGTCATCCAGGAGTTTTGA
- the ftcdnl1 gene encoding formiminotransferase N-terminal subdomain-containing protein, which produces MASSSLGRRLVACLLNVSEARRKDLVETVAKAALYNTEGVRREGTTVLNIFNDYDYNRSVITIVSSIDSIREAILCACEKACGLIDMQTHTGVHPCMGAVDLIPIYPLGEEVRAEDCTKEALAVAQGLTERVRGTSAFLFGWADFPLQRGLAHRRKEMGWFKKMPDLRAIRADVGPQPQKRFGLTGVGAGPYVMNCNVTIDTQDVSLGRSIAKAIRESTPGGLPGVQVLALPHGGAVEIACNVESVKGTPPDHLTAGEPWPSFSIGGESYCHAPASLITARVAELAGRQGVSMKGTALVGFTPRDCRGLAEYALSQGIAEFWKEQRRIRM; this is translated from the exons ATGGCCTCGAGCTCTTTGGGCAGGAGACTGGTGGCGTGTCTCCTCAATGTTTCTGAAGCTCGCAGGAAGGATCTGGTGGAGACGGTGGCCAAAGCAGCGTTGTACAATACTGAAG GTGTGAGGCGTGAGGGGACCACGGTGTTAAACATCTTTAATGATTATGACTACAACCGCTCTGTCATCACTATTGTGTCCAGCATCGACTCGATCA gGGAGGCGATCCTGTGTGCATGCGAGAAGGCGTGTGGGTTGATTGACATGCAAACTCATACAGGAGTCCATCCATGCATGGGCGCTGTTGACCTCATACCCATCTACCCACTGGGGGAGGAGGTGAGGGCAGAGGACTGTACTAAAGAGGCGCTCG ctgtggctcagggACTTACAGAGAGGGTCCGGGGCACCAGTGCCTTCCTGTTTGGCTGGGCAGACTTCCCCTTACAGCGAGGGCTGGCGCACAGGAGGAAGGAGATGGGCTGGTTCAAGAAGATGCCAGACCTGCGGGCGATCAGGGCCGACGTGGGGCCGCAGCCACAGAAACGATTCGGCCTCACAG GTGTCGGGGCAGGTCCCTACGTCATGAACTGCAATGTCACAATTGACACCCAGGACGTCTCTTTGGGGCGCAGCATCGCCAAAGCCATCAGGGAGTCGACGCCGGGAGGCCTGCCTGGAGTGCAGGTGCTGGCCCTACCACACGGGGGCGCTGTGGAAATCGCTTGTAATGTGGAAAGCGTGAAGGGGACCCCGCCAGATCACCTCACCGCAGGTGAACCCTGGCCGTCTTTCAGCATCGGCGGCGAGTCGTACTGTCACGCTCCGGCTTCCCTCATCACGGCGAGGGTCGCCGAGCTGGCAGGGAGACAGGGGGTCAGCATGAAGGGCACGGCCTTGGTGGGGTTCACCCCCCGTGATTGCAGGGGCCTAGCAGAGTATGCTCTGTCTCAGGGGATTGCCGAGTTCTGGAAAGAGCAGCGCAGGATCcgcatgtga